GATCCGCTCcccggcggccatggccaagGCGCAGGCCGAGGTGCGAGAGGCCTTCAAAGGGAAGAGCAACGTCACCGAGGATGACGTCGCCGGGCTTAGCTACCTCAAGCTAGTGTTCAAAGAAACCCTAAGGCTGCATCCCACTTCACCTCTCCTGATCCCACGTAAATGCCGGGAGACGACTCAAGTCATGGGCTACGACATCCCCAAGGGCACAACCGTGTTCGTCAATGTGTGGGCAATTGGTAGGGACCCTATGTACTGGGACGATGCTGAGGAGTTCAAGCCAGAACGGTTCGAGACCAATAACCTAGATTTCCGAGGGACAAACTATGAGTTCCTCCCGTTCGGTGCCGGCCGTCGTATGTGCCCGGGCATCAACCTTGGGCTGGCCAACATAGAGCTTGCACTGGCAAGCCTTCTCTACCACTTCGATTGGAAGCTTCCTCAGGGAATGGAGCCTAAAGATGTCGACGTATGGGAGACTGTAGGAGTGGTTGCAAGTAAGAAAACAAGCCTTATGTTGCATCCCGTTACTTTCATTCCTCCACCTGTTGCTTAAAAAGTTAAGGTACACATGCATAATAGTATGGTGCATGGACAAGTATATATGGCAGGAATCACCGCATGCTTTAATGATTATTCAGATTGCAAAAATTCAGTGTTAGGACCTGTATTACATATGATGATTATTGTGGCAAAGTGTTAGGACCTGTGTTACATAAGTGTTATGCAatgaactacatttttcctTTCGGAAGAAGTTCATTTTTTGCCCTCAAAGTGTCATCAGAGTACAATTTTGACCGTCGAGTTCAAAAAAGAGACAATTTCGGCCGAGTTTCTTTTTTGCCCTTTAGATGATTTAATTTGAAGCTTGTCTGCAGCTGATCTGGCAATAACTTTGCCACATACTTCCAACTCTCCAAACCCTCATCTTACCTTGCAAATTTTAATTAAGATATGGAAATCAATAATAAACTAAGCAATGTTGCAAATAGCCCGCTATAGCACCGCTATAGCTTTTAAGACAGATGCCGCGACGATATTGCAAATATTACCACTAATGCCACTAACTCCGCTAAAGTGTGAAATAGCCCTGCTCAATTCAATAGTCTAGCACCGCTAACTCCGCTATAGTTGATCTACGAACTTATATACTTGTGATTAATGAACTACGAGTTATGATTTATGACTTGTCTTATGAGTTGTGACTTATTTGCTTATGTTTGCATATATGCTACATATACTTAT
This portion of the Setaria viridis chromosome 7, Setaria_viridis_v4.0, whole genome shotgun sequence genome encodes:
- the LOC117864885 gene encoding zealexin A1 synthase; translation: MMQMLGTAPRKALACRRRIDRILKQIIQENKEAITDHESFVSVLLRLQNEGGMPIELTDETITALMFDMLGAGSDTSSTTLNWAMTELIRSPAAMAKAQAEVREAFKGKSNVTEDDVAGLSYLKLVFKETLRLHPTSPLLIPRKCRETTQVMGYDIPKGTTVFVNVWAIGRDPMYWDDAEEFKPERFETNNLDFRGTNYEFLPFGAGRRMCPGINLGLANIELALASLLYHFDWKLPQGMEPKDVDVWETVGVVASKKTSLMLHPVTFIPPPVA